In one Trichocoleus sp. FACHB-46 genomic region, the following are encoded:
- a CDS encoding DNA-binding transcriptional regulator — MLKKTAALAQPEVSHLVRKLRHLSGLSQEQFAVTLGVAFSTINRWENGHMQPSPLALKQIKTMLGELSRSSVVELQEQSQTLLNQYFSETESSTQ; from the coding sequence ATGCTTAAAAAGACAGCGGCGCTGGCGCAACCAGAAGTGAGTCATCTCGTTCGCAAGCTGCGGCACCTGAGTGGATTAAGCCAAGAGCAGTTTGCCGTCACCCTAGGCGTTGCTTTTAGCACGATTAATCGATGGGAAAACGGTCACATGCAACCTTCGCCTCTAGCACTGAAGCAAATCAAAACGATGCTCGGTGAGTTAAGCCGTTCATCTGTAGTTGAGCTTCAGGAGCAAAGCCAAACCTTACTAAATCAGTATTTTTCAGAGACGGAGTCGAGCACTCAATGA